One Streptomyces sp. B21-105 genomic region harbors:
- a CDS encoding pectinesterase family protein, with amino-acid sequence MTHFPSKRLPRPHAVLAAVAGLLAACCLGAAGEARAAAAAPGTPAAAQSDAPRDAAPAAAPAGAGTASASRWTDRAHGFASLAGGTTGGAGGKVVTVSDQASLARYAAAGEPYVIRVQGAVAVAPFGSDIVVTSNKTIIGVGDTGEIVHGELHLNPGAHNVIIRNLTIRDSYVEGDWDGKTSDFDAIQMDTVDHVWIDHNRFTHMGDGLLDIRKDSQYITVSYNRFSNHNKALGIGWTTNVLTQITMDHNWFTGTKQRNPSADNCAYAHLYNNYLSAQVADGDPVWTYGNWSRGRTKMVIENSYYDRIQHPYQADASAELVERGSILRRTSGRTDEWGAAFDPGAFYAYRLDPAAAVPALVTRFSGPQKQIGDAVTLNVPGDYPTVQAAVDAVPDGNPVGVTVAVAPGTYREKVFIPASKPNIALRGTGHRRSDTVIVYDTPAEYGGSTGSATVRIAANDVTARNLTFSNDFDEAAVELKGEQALAMKTTGDRIVFENTAFLGNQDTLMTDSPKLTTPSRVYVRDSYIEGDVDFVYGRATTVIERSVIRLLSRGSATNNGYMTAASTWTGHPYGFLITRCEVVSDAPEQSFHLGRPWHPGGEPAAVGQVLIRDTALPAAVKSSPWTDMSGFSWRDARFAEYRNHGPGATVTADRPQLSDADAKAYTVTAYLEGADGWAPHRRTTH; translated from the coding sequence ATGACGCACTTCCCTAGCAAGCGCTTGCCAAGACCGCACGCGGTCCTGGCGGCCGTCGCCGGCCTGCTGGCGGCGTGCTGCCTCGGCGCGGCCGGCGAGGCCCGGGCTGCCGCTGCCGCACCGGGGACCCCCGCCGCCGCGCAGTCCGACGCGCCGCGGGACGCCGCTCCGGCCGCCGCCCCGGCCGGCGCCGGGACCGCTTCGGCGTCCCGCTGGACGGACCGGGCCCACGGCTTCGCCTCCCTCGCCGGCGGCACCACCGGCGGCGCGGGCGGCAAGGTCGTCACCGTCAGCGACCAGGCCTCGCTCGCCCGCTACGCGGCGGCCGGGGAGCCGTACGTCATCCGGGTCCAGGGCGCGGTGGCCGTCGCGCCCTTCGGCTCAGACATCGTCGTGACCTCGAACAAGACGATCATCGGGGTCGGTGACACCGGCGAGATCGTGCACGGCGAGCTGCACCTGAACCCCGGCGCGCACAACGTGATCATCCGCAACCTGACGATCCGGGACAGCTACGTCGAGGGCGACTGGGACGGCAAGACGAGCGACTTCGACGCGATCCAGATGGACACCGTCGACCACGTCTGGATCGACCACAACCGTTTCACGCACATGGGCGACGGGCTGCTCGACATCCGCAAGGACAGCCAGTACATCACCGTCTCCTACAACCGGTTCAGCAACCACAACAAGGCGCTGGGCATCGGCTGGACGACGAACGTCCTGACCCAGATCACCATGGACCACAACTGGTTCACGGGCACCAAGCAGCGCAACCCCTCGGCGGACAACTGCGCGTACGCCCACCTCTACAACAACTACCTCTCGGCGCAGGTGGCCGACGGGGACCCGGTGTGGACGTACGGGAACTGGTCGCGGGGCCGCACGAAGATGGTCATCGAGAACAGTTACTACGACCGGATCCAGCATCCGTACCAGGCCGATGCGAGCGCCGAGCTGGTCGAGCGCGGGTCGATCCTGAGGCGGACGAGCGGACGGACCGACGAGTGGGGCGCGGCCTTCGACCCGGGGGCGTTCTACGCCTACCGGCTGGATCCCGCGGCCGCCGTCCCCGCGCTGGTCACCCGGTTCTCGGGGCCGCAGAAGCAGATCGGTGACGCGGTCACGCTGAACGTGCCGGGCGACTACCCGACGGTCCAGGCCGCCGTGGACGCGGTGCCCGACGGCAACCCCGTCGGCGTCACCGTCGCCGTCGCGCCGGGCACGTACCGCGAGAAGGTGTTCATCCCCGCGAGCAAGCCGAACATCGCGCTGCGCGGGACCGGACACCGCCGCTCGGACACCGTCATCGTCTACGACACGCCCGCCGAGTACGGGGGGTCGACGGGGAGCGCCACCGTCCGGATCGCCGCGAACGACGTCACGGCCCGCAACCTCACCTTCAGCAACGACTTCGACGAGGCCGCGGTCGAACTGAAGGGCGAGCAGGCCCTCGCCATGAAGACCACCGGTGACCGGATCGTCTTCGAGAACACGGCGTTCCTGGGCAACCAGGACACGTTGATGACCGACAGCCCCAAACTGACGACCCCCAGCCGGGTGTACGTGCGGGACTCCTACATCGAAGGCGACGTCGACTTCGTCTACGGACGGGCCACGACCGTGATCGAGCGGTCGGTGATCCGGCTGCTGAGCCGGGGATCGGCCACCAACAACGGCTATATGACGGCAGCTTCGACCTGGACGGGCCATCCGTACGGGTTCCTGATCACCCGGTGCGAGGTCGTCAGTGACGCGCCGGAGCAGTCCTTCCACCTCGGGCGGCCCTGGCATCCCGGCGGGGAGCCGGCGGCCGTCGGTCAGGTGCTGATCCGCGACACCGCGTTGCCGGCGGCGGTCAAGTCGTCGCCGTGGACCGACATGAGCGGGTTCTCGTGGCGGGACGCCCGGTTCGCGGAGTACCGCAACCACGGGCCCGGCGCGACCGTCACCGCCGACCGCCCCCAGCTGAGCGACGCCGACGCGAAGGCGTACACCGTCACGGCCTACCTCGAGGGCGCGGACGGCTGGGCGCCGCACCGACGCACCACCCACTGA
- a CDS encoding ABC transporter substrate-binding protein, with amino-acid sequence MTSSIRRSRRAALALAVSTVLALTATACGDDGSGAAGDKGGDGSGKGEITFWDNNGGVRTDVWKEIIADFEKANPDIKVKYVGVPADSVQSKYDTAIQGGGLPDVGGVGTAMLAEVAAQGALEPLDSRLQKSGLGSKLNAKFLDSVKAAGIDGKTYSVPTSANNGTLWYRTDLFQKAGLDAPTTWSKFYEAADKLTDKDKNAFGYTIRGGSGSIAQALDATYGQSGVTEFWSGDKTTLNDPKNVAALEKYVGLYKKDTPAADVNNDFTKMVAQWDSGTIGMLSHNLGSYKDHQKALAGKFKGVPAPTMDNGTRVQVSNPVDGLGLFKSGKNKTAAWKFIEFAASHESNSKWNKSAGSIPANLEAAQDSWVQESEPTKLAAEALTGATTKIVQLPYYLPDWNTISKADNEPNFQKVLLGKMTAKQFLDTLADQLNTAQADWKKNHK; translated from the coding sequence ATGACAAGCAGCATCCGCAGAAGCAGGCGCGCCGCCCTGGCCCTCGCCGTCTCGACCGTGCTCGCGCTGACCGCCACCGCCTGCGGCGACGACGGCAGCGGCGCGGCCGGAGACAAGGGAGGCGACGGCTCCGGCAAGGGGGAGATCACCTTCTGGGACAACAACGGCGGCGTCCGCACCGATGTCTGGAAGGAGATCATCGCCGACTTCGAGAAGGCGAACCCGGACATCAAGGTGAAGTACGTCGGTGTGCCGGCCGACAGCGTCCAGTCCAAGTACGACACCGCCATCCAGGGCGGCGGACTGCCCGACGTCGGAGGGGTGGGCACCGCGATGCTCGCCGAGGTCGCGGCGCAGGGCGCCCTCGAGCCGCTCGACAGCCGGCTGCAGAAGAGCGGGCTCGGCAGCAAGCTCAACGCGAAGTTCCTGGACAGCGTCAAGGCCGCCGGCATCGACGGCAAGACGTACTCCGTGCCGACGTCCGCCAACAACGGCACCCTCTGGTACCGCACGGACCTCTTCCAGAAGGCGGGCCTGGACGCGCCGACCACCTGGTCGAAGTTCTACGAGGCCGCCGACAAGCTGACCGACAAGGACAAGAACGCCTTCGGCTACACCATCCGCGGCGGCTCCGGCTCGATCGCCCAGGCCCTCGACGCGACCTACGGGCAGAGCGGTGTCACCGAGTTCTGGAGCGGTGACAAGACCACCCTCAACGACCCGAAGAACGTGGCCGCGCTGGAGAAGTACGTCGGCCTGTACAAGAAGGACACCCCGGCCGCCGACGTCAACAACGACTTCACCAAGATGGTCGCGCAGTGGGACTCCGGCACCATCGGCATGCTGAGTCACAACCTGGGCTCGTACAAGGACCACCAGAAGGCGCTGGCCGGCAAGTTCAAGGGCGTCCCCGCCCCGACGATGGACAACGGCACCCGGGTGCAGGTCTCCAACCCGGTGGACGGGCTGGGCCTGTTCAAGTCGGGCAAGAACAAGACCGCCGCCTGGAAGTTCATCGAGTTCGCCGCCTCGCACGAGTCGAACAGCAAGTGGAACAAGTCGGCGGGGTCGATCCCGGCGAACCTGGAGGCCGCGCAGGACAGCTGGGTCCAGGAGTCCGAGCCGACGAAGCTGGCCGCCGAGGCGCTGACGGGCGCCACCACGAAGATCGTGCAGCTGCCCTACTACCTGCCCGACTGGAACACCATCTCGAAGGCCGACAACGAGCCGAACTTCCAGAAGGTGCTGCTCGGCAAGATGACCGCGAAGCAGTTCCTGGACACGCTCGCCGACCAGCTGAACACCGCCCAGGCCGACTGGAAGAAGAACCACAAGTAA
- a CDS encoding PmoA family protein yields the protein MTAPAPDSPVVLRVAGRPVGRYVTRPELPARLSPRPYLHPVSTLGGATVTELSPADHLHHLGVGVAVPDVEGHNFWGGRTYVRDQGPTELDDHGAQRHGSFQLRDPDGFVEELRWVASGTELLRERRTVAATELTSSAWALDFTFSLTNVFGAPLSIGSPATNGRPGAAYGGFFWRARKEDRAPDVFTADTEGEAAVHGARADWLALAGAGWTLVFAGATDATRRDPWFVRTAEYPGVGSSLASAERLPIPPGETVVRRIVTVVADGRPDRDEAAALVRKAVSQ from the coding sequence ATGACCGCACCGGCACCCGACTCACCGGTCGTCCTGCGTGTCGCCGGCCGCCCGGTCGGCCGCTACGTCACACGGCCCGAGCTGCCCGCCCGGCTCTCCCCGCGCCCCTATCTGCACCCCGTCTCCACCCTGGGCGGCGCCACGGTCACCGAGCTCAGCCCGGCCGACCACCTCCACCACCTCGGCGTCGGTGTAGCCGTACCCGACGTCGAGGGGCACAACTTCTGGGGCGGCCGCACCTACGTCCGCGACCAGGGCCCGACGGAGCTGGACGACCACGGCGCGCAGCGGCACGGGTCCTTCCAGCTGCGCGACCCCGACGGCTTCGTGGAGGAGCTGCGCTGGGTGGCGTCGGGCACGGAGCTGCTGCGCGAGCGCCGCACGGTCGCGGCGACCGAACTGACCTCCTCCGCCTGGGCGCTGGACTTCACCTTCTCCCTCACCAACGTCTTCGGCGCCCCGCTGTCCATCGGCAGCCCGGCGACGAACGGACGTCCCGGCGCGGCCTACGGCGGCTTCTTCTGGCGCGCCCGCAAGGAGGACCGGGCCCCCGACGTCTTCACCGCCGACACGGAGGGCGAGGCGGCCGTGCACGGCGCCCGCGCCGACTGGCTCGCCCTGGCCGGCGCGGGCTGGACGCTCGTCTTCGCGGGCGCCACCGACGCCACCCGCCGCGACCCCTGGTTCGTCCGCACCGCCGAGTACCCGGGCGTCGGCTCCTCGCTCGCGTCCGCCGAACGGCTGCCGATCCCGCCCGGAGAGACGGTCGTGCGCCGGATCGTCACCGTCGTCGCCGACGGCCGCCCGGACCGGGACGAGGCCGCGGCGCTGGTCCGGAAGGCGGTCAGCCAGTGA
- a CDS encoding right-handed parallel beta-helix repeat-containing protein, which produces MSRRTARLAVAALALGCGLAVLPTQAQAATVVVSNSTALSDAIKNATPGTVIQVRAGTYYPTATLQSTANGTSSSPVTLTAYGSETVKIDGSSLPAGAWIFKLTADYWNVSNLTFQNSPDSAVVCQSCTGTNWNNVKTVNGGDSGFTLTGDGTVNNTVKNIDSYGHYDAANHGENADGIAVKFGSGSGNLITGARLYNNADDGIDFWSFSSPVTVEHTWSFGNGVNRWSDSAFAGDGNGCKLGGDGEVVAHVINNSAAWGNAGNGFTENSNTGALVLNRTTAYANSKWGYYFATSSAKLGKNLAVSNGGGAVNKGSKVSSSGNNWDSGIATPAFRSTDASSAYNARGTGGALPATTFLTTGSTTVGATMN; this is translated from the coding sequence ATGTCTCGTCGTACCGCTCGCCTCGCCGTCGCCGCCCTCGCCCTGGGCTGCGGACTCGCCGTCCTGCCCACCCAGGCACAGGCCGCCACCGTGGTCGTCAGCAACTCCACCGCCCTGTCCGACGCCATCAAGAACGCCACCCCGGGCACGGTCATCCAGGTCCGCGCCGGAACCTACTACCCGACCGCCACCCTGCAGTCCACCGCCAACGGCACCTCCTCCTCGCCGGTGACCCTCACGGCGTACGGCTCGGAGACGGTGAAGATCGACGGCTCGTCCCTGCCCGCCGGTGCCTGGATCTTCAAGCTGACCGCCGACTACTGGAACGTCTCCAACCTCACCTTCCAGAACTCCCCGGACAGCGCGGTCGTCTGCCAGTCCTGCACGGGCACCAACTGGAACAACGTCAAGACCGTCAACGGCGGCGACTCCGGCTTCACCCTCACCGGGGACGGAACCGTCAACAACACCGTCAAGAACATCGACAGCTACGGCCACTACGACGCCGCGAACCACGGCGAGAACGCCGACGGCATCGCCGTGAAGTTCGGCTCCGGCAGCGGCAACCTCATCACCGGGGCCCGCCTCTACAACAACGCGGATGACGGCATCGACTTCTGGTCCTTCTCCTCGCCCGTCACCGTCGAGCACACCTGGTCCTTCGGCAACGGCGTCAACCGCTGGTCCGACTCGGCCTTCGCGGGCGACGGCAACGGCTGCAAACTGGGCGGCGACGGCGAGGTGGTCGCCCACGTCATCAACAACTCCGCGGCCTGGGGCAACGCCGGGAACGGCTTCACCGAGAACTCCAACACCGGCGCGCTCGTCCTCAACCGCACCACCGCCTACGCCAACAGCAAGTGGGGCTACTACTTCGCCACCAGCTCGGCCAAGCTCGGCAAGAACCTCGCGGTGAGCAACGGCGGCGGCGCGGTCAACAAAGGCTCGAAGGTCTCCTCGTCCGGCAACAACTGGGACTCCGGCATCGCCACGCCCGCCTTCCGGTCGACGGACGCGAGCAGCGCCTACAACGCCCGCGGCACCGGCGGCGCCCTGCCCGCGACCACGTTCCTGACCACCGGCTCGACGACCGTCGGAGCGACCATGAACTGA
- a CDS encoding rhamnogalacturonan acetylesterase has protein sequence MSLTRRQVTAAALAAVPLGATAAGPAQAGARRARTLYIAGDSTAAQKYSDAAPETGWGMALPFFLHSGLRVANHAVNGRSSKSFIDEGRLDAVLAAIRPGDLLLVQFAHNDEKTTDPTRYTEPWTTYQDCLRQYLAGARAKGARPVLATPVERRRFDAAGKAQPTHGEYPAAMRALAAQERVPLLDLQALSLALWQQLGVEETKTYFNWTATEQDNTHFNPPGAIAVARLAVRELLRTRVLAPCDVVRLNEQIPTSWITWPDPLA, from the coding sequence GTGTCGCTCACCCGCAGACAGGTCACCGCCGCGGCGCTCGCCGCCGTTCCGCTCGGCGCCACGGCCGCCGGCCCCGCTCAGGCCGGCGCCCGCCGGGCCCGCACGCTCTACATCGCCGGCGACTCCACCGCCGCCCAGAAGTACTCCGACGCCGCACCCGAGACCGGGTGGGGCATGGCACTCCCCTTCTTCCTGCACTCCGGTCTGCGCGTCGCCAACCACGCGGTGAACGGCCGCAGTTCCAAGAGCTTCATCGACGAGGGCAGGCTCGACGCCGTCCTCGCGGCGATCCGGCCGGGGGACCTCCTGCTCGTCCAGTTCGCGCACAACGACGAGAAGACGACCGATCCCACCCGCTACACCGAGCCCTGGACGACGTACCAGGACTGCCTGCGCCAGTACCTCGCCGGCGCCCGGGCGAAGGGGGCCCGGCCGGTCCTCGCCACGCCCGTGGAGCGGCGCCGGTTCGACGCCGCGGGCAAGGCCCAGCCGACGCACGGGGAGTACCCCGCCGCGATGCGGGCGCTCGCCGCTCAGGAGCGGGTCCCGCTGCTCGACCTCCAGGCGCTGTCGCTGGCGCTGTGGCAGCAGCTGGGGGTCGAGGAGACGAAGACCTACTTCAACTGGACCGCCACCGAGCAGGACAACACGCACTTCAACCCGCCGGGCGCGATCGCCGTGGCGCGGCTCGCCGTACGGGAGCTGCTGCGCACGCGGGTGCTCGCGCCGTGCGACGTGGTCCGGCTGAACGAGCAGATCCCCACGTCCTGGATCACCTGGCCCGACCCGCTGGCCTAG
- a CDS encoding pectinesterase family protein yields the protein MHPVSRRRFLAVSAASAGTAAALALGAPSALAAPSGRAAGGRRPFGRHGSPAARRTPQTLYVDPLGRGDFTTVRDAVTAAAGSGWTLVLAPGVYRETVVLDATRTEAAWIGASEDPRDVVIVYDNAAGTAKPGGGTYGTTGSATTTLQAAGFTARWITFANDWLRADHPDITGTQAVAVKVQGDRSAFHHCRFLGHQDTLYADSMSLTAFARQYYAHCYVEGDVDFVFGRATAVLERCHFRTLSRTDLTGAPYGFVFAPSTAGANPLGQLVTGSRISSEAPDAFYKLARPWVPSSDTTARPMLTVRDTRMDAGIDAAAPYTNMSASFPWQSQRFAEYRNTGPGARITVPENRPQLTRDQARSATREAYLGDWEPWKGEC from the coding sequence ATGCACCCCGTTTCGAGAAGGCGGTTCCTCGCCGTGAGCGCCGCGAGCGCGGGAACGGCCGCCGCCCTGGCCCTGGGCGCCCCGTCCGCGCTGGCCGCGCCGTCCGGCCGGGCCGCGGGCGGCCGCCGCCCGTTCGGCCGCCACGGCTCCCCGGCCGCCCGCCGCACCCCGCAGACCCTCTACGTCGACCCGCTCGGCCGGGGCGACTTCACGACCGTGCGGGACGCCGTCACCGCCGCCGCGGGCAGCGGCTGGACCCTCGTCCTCGCCCCCGGCGTCTACCGGGAGACCGTGGTCCTCGACGCCACCCGCACCGAGGCCGCCTGGATCGGCGCCTCCGAGGACCCCCGGGACGTCGTGATCGTCTACGACAACGCGGCCGGCACCGCCAAGCCCGGCGGCGGCACCTACGGCACCACCGGCTCGGCCACCACCACCTTGCAGGCCGCCGGTTTCACCGCCCGCTGGATCACCTTCGCCAACGACTGGCTGCGCGCCGACCACCCCGACATCACCGGCACCCAGGCCGTCGCCGTCAAGGTCCAGGGCGACCGCTCCGCCTTCCACCACTGCCGCTTCCTCGGGCACCAGGACACCCTGTACGCCGACTCGATGTCCCTGACCGCCTTCGCCCGGCAGTACTACGCGCACTGCTACGTCGAGGGAGACGTCGACTTCGTCTTCGGCCGCGCCACCGCCGTCCTCGAGCGGTGCCACTTCCGCACCCTGAGCCGCACCGACCTCACCGGCGCGCCCTACGGCTTCGTCTTCGCCCCCTCCACGGCGGGCGCCAACCCGCTCGGCCAGCTGGTCACCGGGAGCCGGATCAGCAGCGAGGCCCCCGACGCCTTCTACAAGCTGGCCCGCCCCTGGGTCCCCAGCTCCGACACCACCGCCCGCCCGATGCTCACCGTCCGCGACACCCGCATGGACGCCGGCATCGACGCGGCCGCGCCCTACACGAACATGTCGGCCTCCTTCCCCTGGCAGAGCCAGCGGTTCGCCGAGTACCGCAACACCGGGCCGGGTGCCCGGATCACCGTCCCCGAGAACCGCCCGCAGCTCACCCGCGACCAGGCCCGGTCGGCGACCCGCGAGGCCTACCTCGGCGACTGGGAGCCCTGGAAGGGGGAGTGCTGA
- a CDS encoding glycoside hydrolase family 43 protein gives MYTNPVLNADWSDPDVICVGDDFYLTASSFGRAPGLPLLHSRDLVNWTLVGHALERLEPAGDFRTPQHDCGVWAPSLRHHDDRFWIFWGDPDQGVFQVNAPGIRGPWTRPHLVKAGKGLIDPCPLWDEESGEAYLVHAWAKSRAGVKNRLTGHRMHPDGTSLLDEGKVIVDGDGIPGWFTLEGPKLYRHDGWFWILAPAGGVETGWQGAFRAREFFGPYEERIVLEQKDTEVNGPHQGGWVRTPSDEDWFLHFQQRGAYGRVVHLQPMRWDGAGGWPVIGDEGAPVLTHRRPALPPQPPAAPAVDDDFPGGRPGRQWSWTANPQDGWATQHSADGLRLTCVRTPDAHDLRTLPNVLTQRLPGVPSAVEVELRLHSEEPGARAGLTVLGDAFGWIGLQRDADGTVRLVHRFAEPVAGRERDAARPRLAPDGRARLRIEIGAGARCRFGYDVGDGPCLSGPVFAATPWRWVGALLGLFAVAPPGTGHAGAATFSEFRIRPL, from the coding sequence ATGTACACGAACCCGGTCCTGAACGCCGACTGGTCCGACCCGGACGTCATATGCGTCGGCGACGACTTCTACCTCACCGCCTCCAGCTTCGGCCGCGCCCCCGGACTGCCGCTGCTGCACTCGCGCGACCTGGTGAACTGGACGCTGGTCGGGCACGCCCTGGAACGCCTGGAGCCGGCGGGCGACTTCAGGACGCCGCAGCACGACTGCGGGGTGTGGGCGCCGTCGTTGCGGCACCACGACGACCGTTTCTGGATTTTCTGGGGCGACCCCGACCAGGGCGTGTTCCAGGTCAACGCGCCCGGGATCCGGGGACCCTGGACGCGTCCGCACCTGGTCAAGGCGGGCAAGGGCCTGATCGACCCGTGCCCCCTGTGGGACGAGGAGAGCGGCGAGGCCTATCTGGTGCACGCCTGGGCGAAGTCCCGCGCGGGCGTCAAGAACCGGCTCACCGGCCACCGTATGCACCCCGACGGGACGTCCCTCCTCGACGAGGGCAAGGTGATCGTCGACGGGGACGGCATCCCCGGCTGGTTCACCCTCGAAGGCCCCAAGCTCTACCGTCACGACGGCTGGTTCTGGATCCTCGCCCCGGCCGGCGGGGTGGAGACGGGCTGGCAGGGCGCGTTCCGGGCGCGGGAGTTCTTCGGCCCGTACGAGGAACGGATCGTCCTGGAGCAGAAGGACACCGAGGTCAACGGCCCGCACCAGGGCGGCTGGGTGCGCACCCCGTCCGACGAGGACTGGTTCCTGCACTTCCAGCAGCGCGGTGCGTACGGCCGGGTCGTCCACCTCCAGCCGATGCGCTGGGACGGTGCGGGAGGCTGGCCGGTGATCGGCGACGAGGGCGCCCCCGTCCTGACGCACCGGCGGCCCGCCCTGCCCCCGCAGCCGCCCGCCGCACCCGCCGTCGACGACGACTTCCCCGGCGGGCGTCCGGGCCGCCAGTGGTCGTGGACGGCCAACCCCCAGGACGGCTGGGCCACCCAGCACTCGGCCGACGGGCTGCGGCTGACCTGCGTGCGGACGCCGGACGCGCATGATCTGCGCACCCTGCCGAACGTTCTCACCCAGCGGCTGCCCGGCGTCCCGTCCGCCGTCGAGGTGGAACTGCGGCTGCACAGCGAGGAACCGGGAGCCCGCGCCGGACTGACGGTCCTCGGCGACGCGTTCGGCTGGATCGGGCTCCAGCGGGACGCCGACGGCACGGTCCGCCTCGTCCACCGGTTCGCCGAGCCGGTCGCCGGGCGCGAGCGGGACGCGGCCCGGCCACGGCTCGCCCCCGACGGGCGGGCCCGGCTGCGGATCGAGATCGGCGCGGGCGCGCGGTGCCGTTTCGGGTACGACGTCGGCGACGGCCCCTGCCTCTCCGGTCCCGTCTTCGCGGCCACCCCCTGGCGCTGGGTCGGCGCCCTGCTCGGCCTCTTCGCCGTCGCGCCGCCCGGCACCGGGCACGCCGGCGCGGCCACGTTCAGCGAGTTCCGCATCCGACCGCTCTGA
- a CDS encoding pectate lyase family protein, with product MLTQRCHGRVIGALVGCTALVLSVTGTASAQGRHHTPARHAAPDLGRQVLPANDGWASSGTGTTGGSAADAAHVHTVTTWAEFKAALAAGGNTPKIIKVKGVIDAVAEGCDAFAAPGYDFDAYLAKYSPEAWGLDTDLAAEPDGSPEGLRRVSAANQDKAIKANVPSNTTIVGIGRGAGFKGVSLQIKAVDNVILRNLSFESPIDCFPQWDPTDGDKGNWNSEYDTAVVYGATHVWLDHNTFTDGAHPDSAAPTYFGMLYQQHDGELDIVRGADFVTASWNVFSDHDKTILIGNSDSESTAAGDRGHLRTTFHHNLFANLVERAPRVRFGQVDSYNNHFVADSDYAYSFGIGKESKLVAEHNAFTLPKGVSAAKVLKRWNVSPLTAADNYVNGVKTDLIAVHNAQIPAETLESGAGWTPTLRTKVDPAKSVPRIVDCGAGAGRLG from the coding sequence GTGCTTACACAGAGATGTCATGGACGTGTCATTGGTGCCCTGGTGGGCTGCACCGCGCTGGTGCTGTCCGTGACCGGCACGGCGTCCGCCCAGGGCCGGCACCACACCCCCGCCCGGCACGCCGCCCCCGACCTCGGCCGCCAGGTGCTGCCCGCGAACGACGGCTGGGCCTCGTCCGGCACCGGGACGACGGGCGGTTCGGCCGCCGACGCCGCCCACGTCCACACCGTCACCACCTGGGCCGAGTTCAAGGCCGCCCTGGCGGCCGGGGGCAACACGCCGAAGATCATCAAGGTGAAGGGCGTCATCGACGCCGTCGCCGAGGGCTGCGACGCCTTCGCCGCGCCCGGTTACGACTTCGACGCCTACCTCGCGAAGTACTCGCCCGAGGCCTGGGGCCTGGACACCGACCTCGCCGCCGAGCCCGACGGCAGTCCCGAGGGGCTGCGGCGCGTGTCCGCCGCCAACCAGGACAAGGCCATCAAGGCGAACGTCCCCTCCAACACGACCATCGTCGGCATCGGCCGGGGCGCCGGCTTCAAGGGCGTCAGCCTGCAGATCAAGGCCGTCGACAACGTGATCCTGCGCAACCTGTCCTTCGAGTCGCCCATCGACTGCTTCCCCCAGTGGGACCCCACCGACGGGGACAAGGGCAACTGGAACTCCGAGTACGACACCGCCGTGGTCTACGGCGCCACGCACGTCTGGCTCGACCACAACACGTTCACCGACGGCGCACACCCCGACAGCGCCGCCCCGACCTACTTCGGCATGCTCTACCAGCAGCACGACGGCGAACTCGACATCGTGCGCGGCGCCGACTTCGTCACGGCCTCCTGGAACGTCTTCAGCGACCACGACAAGACGATCCTCATCGGCAACAGCGACAGCGAGTCCACCGCCGCCGGTGACCGGGGACACCTGCGGACCACCTTCCACCACAACCTGTTCGCGAACCTGGTCGAGCGCGCGCCCCGGGTCCGCTTCGGACAGGTCGACTCCTACAACAACCACTTCGTCGCCGACAGCGACTACGCCTACAGCTTCGGCATCGGCAAGGAGTCGAAGCTCGTCGCCGAGCACAACGCGTTCACCCTGCCGAAGGGGGTCAGCGCGGCCAAGGTGCTCAAGCGGTGGAACGTCTCGCCGCTGACCGCCGCCGACAACTACGTCAACGGCGTGAAGACCGACCTGATCGCCGTCCACAACGCCCAGATCCCCGCCGAGACCCTCGAGTCCGGCGCCGGCTGGACGCCCACCCTGCGCACCAAGGTCGACCCGGCGAAGTCGGTCCCCCGCATCGTCGACTGCGGCGCGGGCGCGGGACGCCTCGGCTGA